AACTGAGCGACGCTCATTCCTGGTAAGTAAGATTCAAGCAGCGGCCGACCTGGTGCCATTGCAGCTAACACCATTTGTCCTTCAACTGCGCCGAAGTCACTAGGATGCACTGCATCAAGTGGTAAAGTGTCAGCTTCAATACGCCTTACGGACATGTTTTGCTGGGAGATAATATCGCCCTTTCTAAGCTCTTTGGTTGCCACTACGACATCCGCCATAACGATATTGTCACGCGACAGCTCATCACGAATTTGCTGCTCTTTAGTTATAAAATAATTCTTGGTTGCCCAAGCAGAAATTCCGCCTAAAACTAAGGCGACAATGAGTAAAACCCAGTTAAAATCAAACGCTTTTAATTGCATGTTGGAAACCTAATTATTGACCTGGTAAAACTGTGAGAGATTTGGTGTAGGCAAACGCCGTGTACCACTCTCTAAGAGCTTGCACACAAAGCTCAAGCACACTCATATCATTTTGTACTGGTGTTAATAGCGCGGCGACTAGCGCACCACAGACGACAAGGTACTCAATAGACGCTTGTCCCCTAGCACTTGATTTCAATGGAAAACGACCATAGCAACACATGCTGTAACTACCCTTCCTTGACTTGGTTGGCCACAATAATGACTGCGGACTCTTGTGTGAAAAAACTGATATCAACCACGTTGGCACCTTGACTCATTTGTAGCGCAGCTTTACCAGCCTGATTGTCCAAGATACTCGATACCTCTACCCACCCTCGGCGTTGATAATACTCTCGATAAAAGTGGTAACTGGCAGATAAGCTCTTGCCAGACTTAACCATTAGGGTATGACCTTTCTTGTAGAGGTCGGTGGATTGAATATTTGACATCACCTCACTCCCTGAAGGAGTTGGAAAATCATTATCAACACGCTTTAGAGCGAGCTCATCGAGATTTTTAGTAATGCCGATATACGCAATAGTGCCTTGATAATCTTGTTTAATTCGCGCAGTCAGTAAGTAAGGACGTTGCAAACTATTGATTACGTAATCACCGTTAAACATCCGTGCGTCGAACTTGTCACTTTTGTTCTGCCATTGCTTTTTAAAAAAGCTTGCTAGCATCATTTGGCTTTGTTTGTCACGTAAATGCCAAGTACGCATTGGGTAGCCGTTATAGAGCATGTCGTCTGCAACAACATTCACCTCAGCATCTTTTGGAAACTGAATTTGCGGCCACCTGTCAGCGTGGGCAGCAAAACAAATTAACGCTAAAAGCACGATGGCCGCGCGAGATATAAGGATATGAATCATGTTATCCACCACAGTTTCGGGTGCCATAGGTACACAGGCGACTATTTGGTAAAGTATTAGGGTCAACATGCCCTAAACGCAGACGGCTGGGACTTAAACTGCGGCCAAATGGAATCCAACTTAGCGCTCGTTGCCCGGTGCGAATAATGCCCATATTGAGATAATTGGTAAGAACCAAATCTCTAACACGATTCTCGACATGCCTTGCCCCACCAGCATTCCAGCCAGAAGCCAATATCGCACTATCGCTACGAAAAGTTAGGTTCATGCTATCGAAAGGTTCCAAATAGAAAGGCTCAAAGTCAGTTTCGACATACGTACGATAGTAAGGACGGGATTCTAAAGAAAAGCCTGTATACGACAGTAGGTTTAATGCGCTGTTGACCCCCGATGCAACTCGACCAGGTACTTCATAGGCATTATCACCAGAACCTAAACGGTCACTTTCAAGTTCATCTTGAGGATTTTGCGCATTTGAAGTCAGCACCAGTTCGGCGCCTTGAGCTGCCTGATCAATCTTGTAATGTAACAGCGGGTGAGTTTTGTCATCCCAACTCCACTGTTGTTGATAGTTGCTAGCAAGTTTTTGACCGTTGCCCTGATAAAAACGCCAAGGGATTGTTTTAGCGATTTCAGCATCAGTGCGCTTGGCAACAACGCCTCCGCCAGAACTGGTGAAGCGGCTAGGATTTGATTCTCGCCATACCGTGCGCTCCCACGCATTGTAATGTGAAGCTTCTTGAGCTCGATGCTGCACTGCGGTCATTTTCGACATGAGCGGCAATAACAACAGCAATGGAACAATCACAAACGATAAACCAATAATGCTTTCGATTAGTGCCTGACCAAGTTGCTTAGTATGCTTACACACCATTACAAGAACCTCGTTATAGCGTAGACAACCGAACGGTCACTATTAGTCGACTCCGCGAGTCTCACTTGCCAAAACGGGTTGTAAAGATTGCCGTATTCGTGACGACTATCTCCACGAGCCCAAGCTGAAGTGGACATCATTAAGTCACGAGGGCGAGAGTAATAAGCTTGAGCAGAAGCCAACGAGGACAAACGATCGCCAAGTAAGCTCTCATCATTCGCTGGGTCGACACCTGTATCCTGACTGTTAATCTGGCTTGTGGTACGTAAGTTGTTTTGCTCTTTAGACACGACAATAGAAATGTTGTCAGTTTCGCTTCGACGATTGGCACTGTTCGACAAACCATAAAACGGCTGCACTCCAGAATAACTACCTTTACGCTGCTGGTTTCTTGCTGCTAAACGAGAGCCGCTACGATTATTGGAACGACTAGCACCCCAAGAACGATTGTTTCCAACACGATTCATGTTTGCTCGTGTATCAGAGCGAGTGCCGCCCCAACCAAGCGGAACTTCATAGTATCCACGCCAGCGACACCGAAACCAGCTACAACCCCAATACTTATAGTGATAACTAATCGAGTCCATTGAGGTCCAGGTTTCAGCACGGCGATTGCCATTTGAAATAAGATCCGAACCACCCGCTTTGATTACCTTCCACTTAAAGAATGGAATGGATCCGGACCAAGGACTACCAAGTCTGTATGTTCGGTTACTACTAAAACGATCGCGTGACGCCATGGTAACCTGTTTGAACTCATTGAATTGTGTTCGTGAAGCCCTACTCGTTCGCGAATGGCGCTTTTGAAAAGTAAACCAGGCATGCCGCACATCCTGCAGCATTAGAGGGTTTTGCATCAAATCCAGCTGGGAATTGGGGTCATTAGCTTCAACAATATCTTGGGTAGACTCTATTGAAGAAACTGCACCGGCATAATGCATAATCTGCTGCGATATACTTAAACCTCGCAACATGACATTTTCAACACGCACAGCAACATTAACAAATTGCTGGACGCCTCGGTTTATAGGGCCAACAACGTTCTTAATCGCATTGATGACATTACCTACATAAGGGATCCAACAAAGCGTATTACATGCATTACGAGCAAAACGATCTGTCATGTTGAACCAGGAAGAGAGTCCAACCATTTGCGCTATCGCTACCTGGTTTGCGACAGAGGCACGGTTGGTGTAAGCCTTAAAGTTATAATCACGCGCAATAAAAGTCGCAGCACTGTAAGCAGCATTATCAGCCGTATTTTGCAACTTGCTTGATTCTAAATTTACTTTAGATGTGTTGTAGCTGTATAAAACTGTCATGAGCGCAAATGTCATCAATGCAAGTGATAAAACCATTGATTGACCGCGCTGTTTTGATATTGCTAGCGCATTCAACATATTATTCTTTCCTTGAATAACTTAAGACACCACAAATGATAATTAGCCTTACCGGCAATAAGATTAATTAGTCTTGAACTGGCTGACCTGAATTACCTGAGCCTGAACCTGATGAGCTTGCCGCTGAGTTAGCAGCCGAGTCGTAACTACCTAAATTATAGTTTTTATCAGCAATATCATCAGCAGAATCTGCTGCATCGCTAGCTTGAGATATTTGCCCCGAGGCACTTTGCCCGGATACTTCCGCAGATAAACCAGCAACTTGATTACGTATAGTTTTGCCAAAAAAGCTATAAACACCAATTGCAGAAACAGCAATCAGTGCAGCTATAATTAAATATTCAACGAGCCCCTGACCACTTTGAAACTTACGCATACTCCAACCTCGAAATAGAACTAAAGGCAGCCGAAGCTGCCTTAGAATAATTAGTTGGTTCCCGACGCAGCGC
This DNA window, taken from Shewanella maritima, encodes the following:
- the cpaB gene encoding Flp pilus assembly protein CpaB produces the protein MQLKAFDFNWVLLIVALVLGGISAWATKNYFITKEQQIRDELSRDNIVMADVVVATKELRKGDIISQQNMSVRRIEADTLPLDAVHPSDFGAVEGQMVLAAMAPGRPLLESYLPGMSVAQFSDMLKDGERAVTIDIDDINSTAGMLVPSDKIDLFVAYDDDVNDDTYKKLQLLIENAVVLATGRRSIDVNPELVDTLYDNPNAYNTVTLALSVEDAVRVSLARDMGNLSPY
- a CDS encoding Tad domain-containing protein; translated protein: MLNALAISKQRGQSMVLSLALMTFALMTVLYSYNTSKVNLESSKLQNTADNAAYSAATFIARDYNFKAYTNRASVANQVAIAQMVGLSSWFNMTDRFARNACNTLCWIPYVGNVINAIKNVVGPINRGVQQFVNVAVRVENVMLRGLSISQQIMHYAGAVSSIESTQDIVEANDPNSQLDLMQNPLMLQDVRHAWFTFQKRHSRTSRASRTQFNEFKQVTMASRDRFSSNRTYRLGSPWSGSIPFFKWKVIKAGGSDLISNGNRRAETWTSMDSISYHYKYWGCSWFRCRWRGYYEVPLGWGGTRSDTRANMNRVGNNRSWGASRSNNRSGSRLAARNQQRKGSYSGVQPFYGLSNSANRRSETDNISIVVSKEQNNLRTTSQINSQDTGVDPANDESLLGDRLSSLASAQAYYSRPRDLMMSTSAWARGDSRHEYGNLYNPFWQVRLAESTNSDRSVVYAITRFL
- a CDS encoding Flp family type IVb pilin: MRKFQSGQGLVEYLIIAALIAVSAIGVYSFFGKTIRNQVAGLSAEVSGQSASGQISQASDAADSADDIADKNYNLGSYDSAANSAASSSGSGSGNSGQPVQD